The Drosophila nasuta strain 15112-1781.00 chromosome 2L, ASM2355853v1, whole genome shotgun sequence genome window below encodes:
- the LOC132783647 gene encoding probable serine/threonine-protein kinase tsuA isoform X5, which yields MCISRTMDSFDISSDSEEGLLEEIVVGGSGSGSSCHMKRLQRYQHWHSASASSSFTRTQHRQQYEASESPIHYCDHATLYSDDNSVAQELPPTTQPTIRCSTSSQSNLNVLLAEGRDTEEDEVDVEEVEVAVEEELQLTAMPDDASAAAVAAAAVVASGSSGNGQRLQATSTAAAAASFNHQLTADMCNYKNSKSRRLEYSLKCLKYGRSNPSQDSAFGSLTDNDLSIGSSSIRLSSFQSISSPIDEGVEDIIIATTSGNGNETCLELATIPRSMVSQDSAISSPCRESSPSNFLHIDDAMSGTGSTSSGSGCGSLGNMRPQHFPVSLSPKILVTATSNSSNSSIASTSQQQPQQQQLQQQQQQQFDPPKILVNDQNSIYTTSPSKRSSMIEVFSQKYRVSSFEDMSPKRSSNADKQHLKHVNRLAFRSLEEERRIDNAFLPMSDRTHSDNRVNMQSEKYKKLTHASFRISKTSSSGCCQETSPTNYPNSSGGSMELQRTGSAAAAVVGSGSSQRQTLWRDSKFYRKNRIAKSNDSLLEHSPNHSPHSPHSTHSAHSPHSSHSPHSSARLSPSSLRDNHYESSGCCSTQGSRRSLSGSQQMLSVTTSFCGSGGSGHTSRRYCSSKSEDLGESSDYLRVMDARKSYSERHLVRLKQTAINNTHSGSEDEMSFNDDNNQQQQQQQQHHHHHQQQLLQQQQQHHQQQQQQLQPPKRSSKLSWSSCSINHLKTTNIKTTTSLATLTCQTNLSSHNAPATANNNKTPSYRTPSKSLDQALNISSSNSSAANTSSTSSSSTSSSNSGSAAAEDNSSLDESPSRRTLSGAELSRIFVMDMDDAPGGSSCCSEEKTPLLDSVEMSPISPTEPPTELDKL from the exons atgtG CATCAGCCGAACAATGGACTCATTTGACATATCAAGCGACTCGGAGGAGGGATTGCTCGAAGAGATTGTCGTaggtggcagcggcagcggcagcagttgCCACATGAAGCGGCTGCAACGATACCAGCACTGGCATTCCGCCTCTGCCTCGTCATCGTTTACACGCACCCAGCACAGGCAGCAGTATGAGGCAAGTGAATCTCCCATACACTACTGTGACCACGCCACACTCTACTCGGATGACAACAGCGTCGCCCAAGAGCTGCCGCCCACCACACAGCCGACGATACGGTGCAGCaccagcagccaaagcaatttgAATGTGTTGCTCGCCGAGGGCCGAGACACCGAAGAGGACGAGGTGGACGTTGAGGAAGTCGAGGTGGCTGTCGAGGAGGAGCTACAGTTGACAGCGATGCCAGATGATGcctcggctgctgctgttgctgctgctgctgtcgttgccaGTGGCTCAAGTGGCAACGGGCAACGTTTGCAGGCAACATCAACGGCTGCGGCGGCGGCCTCCTTCAATCATCAGTTGACAGCCGACATGTGCAACTACAAGAACTCGAAGAGTCGACGTCTGGAATACTCGCTCAAGTGTTTGAAATACGGCCGTAGCAATCCATCGCAGGACTCGGCCTTTGGCTCGCTGACCGACAATGATTTGTCCATCGGTTCGTCGAGCATACGTCTCAGCAGCTTTCAGTCCATCTCCTCGCCCATCGACGAGGGCGTCGAGGACATCATCATTGCCACCACATCCGGTAATGGCAATGAGACCTGCTTGGAGCTGGCCACCATACCCCGGAGCATGGTCTCTCAGGACTCGGCGATTTCGTCGCCTTGTCGCGAAAGTTCCCCTAGCAATTTTCTGCATATTGATGATGCCATGTCCGGTACTGGTTCGACTTCATCGGGCTCCGGTTGCGGTTCGTTGGGCAATATGCGACCACAGCATTTTCCTGTTTCCCTCTCGCCCAAAATACTCGTGACTGCGACGAGTAATTCTAGCAATTCCTCCATAGCCTCCAcatcacagcaacagccacagcagcaacaactgcagcaacagcaacagcaacaatttgatCCGCCCAAAATACTTGTGAATGATCAGAATTCCATCTATACCACATCGCCTTCTAAGCGCTCCAGCATGATTGAGGTCTTCTCGCAAAAGTATCGTGTCAGCTCCTTCGAGGACATGTCACCCAAGCGCAGTTCCAACGCGGACAAACAGCATCTGAAGCACGTGAATCGTTTGGCCTTTCGCTCGCTCGAGGAGGAGCGACGCATTGATAATGCCTTTCTACCGATGTCCGATCGCACGCATTCCGACAATCGCGTCAATATGCAGAGCGAGAAGTATAAGAAATTGACGCATGCCTCGTTTCGCATAAGCAAAACTTCATCGAGTGGCTGCTGTCAAGAGACTTCGCCCACAAATTATCCCAATTCCAGTGGCGGCAGCATGGAATTGCAGCGCACaggcagcgcagcagcagcggtagTTGGCAGCGGTTCCAGTCAACGTCAAACTTTATGGCGTGATAGTAAATTCTATCGCAAGAATCGCATTGCCAAAAGCAACGATTCGCTGCTCGAACATTCGCCGAATCATTCGCCACATTCGCCGCACTCAACGCACTCGGCACATTCGCCGCACTCTTCGCACTCGCCGCATTCGTCGGCTCGGCTTTCGCCGAGTTCGCTGCGTGACAATCACTACGAAAGCAGCGGCTGCTGTTCGACGCAGGGCAGTCGACGTTCGCTTAGCGGCAGCCAGCAAATGTTGAGTGTGACCACAAGCTTCTGTGGCTCGGGTGGCTCTGGTCACACTTCGCGACGCTATTGCAGCTCCAAGAGCGAAGATCTGGGTGAATCATCCGACTATTTGCGTGTCATGGATGCGCGTAAATCGTATTCTGAGCGCCATTTGGTGCGACTCAAGCAGACGGCTATCAATAATACACATAGCGGCAGTGAAGATGAAATGAGCTTCAATGATGACAataatcaacagcaacagcaacaacaacaacatcatcatcatcatcagcagcagctgctgcagcagcagcaacaacaccaccagcaacagcagcagcagctgcagccgccAAAGCGCAGCAGCAAACTGAGCTGGAGCAGCTGTTCCATAAATCACCTGAAGACGACCAATATTAAGACCACAACATCCTTGGCCACGCTCACCTGCCAAACGAATTTAAGCTCCCACAATGCTCCAGCaactgccaacaacaataagacgCCCAGCTATCGCACACCCTCCAAATCTCTCGATCAGGCGCTTAAcattagcagcagcaacagcagcgctgCCAACAcgagcagcaccagcagcagcagcaccagtagcagcaacagcggcagcgcTGCCGCCGAGGATAACAGTTCTTTGGATGAGTCACCATCGCGACGCACGCTAAGCGGCGCTGAATTGTCACGCATCTTTGTCATGGACATGGACGATGCGCCAGggggcagcagctgctgcagcgagGAGAAAACGCCGCTGCTCGACAGCGTTGAAATGTCGCCTATAAGTCCAACTGAACCACCAACGGAACTTGACAAGCTGTAA
- the LOC132795274 gene encoding probable ATP-dependent RNA helicase DHX35, protein MATFKPKFIKPDTDDAINESAGIEEPQSSTFVFNAHHNLGLSEQRERLPIRKYRDQILYCLEQHQVVILVGETGSGKSTQVPQYLYEWGWHSKGTIGITEPRRVATVTLANRVAQERGELVGDTVGYAVRFQERISPETRIKYLTEGILLRELLADPLLTQYSVIIVDEAHERNMLTDMLLGLLKKILRKRSQLKLIISSATIDASFFSEFFSWPGAGEVSVKLSIEGRMHAVQHFYLNEPCADYVRETVATIWKLHHKEPPGDILAFLTGQEEVLEALDLIKEYIASEECTTLKALPMYGSMSSQDQLAVFFTPAKGVRKVVLATNIAETSITIPGIVYVIDCGYAKVKWFNPATCSDSLMIVPVSKASAIQRAGRAGRVRPGKVYRLYTKQDYEGLAPRQPPELRRSELSGAVLQLKALGIGNILRFDFPSPPPAKNLLSALETLYALDALDEQGQLTKPVGFLLAELPFTAMLSKMLHVSGKLGCAEEIITIIAMLQVQSIFSRPVSAAAQQSGRIAHRHFEVAEGDLITLLNIYTAFVEEGMTKEFCGQYYLIYRNLKRACELREQLINLARKKYGIPIFSCKGDVELLCKCITAGFFTQVAYLHHSGVYRQISSGTELAIHPNSTLYTLPQAQYVVYGELLQTTKLFMNHVTVIKKEWLTELAPHYYHQTTVRD, encoded by the coding sequence ATGGCAACTTTTAAGCCTAAATTTATAAAACCGGACACCGACGACGCTATTAATGAAAGTGCAGGCATCGAGGAACCCCAAAGTTCCACATTTGTATTCAACGCCCATCATAATCTGGGTTTAAGCGAGCAACGCGAACGTTTGCCCATACGAAAGTATCGCGATCAAATACTTTATTGCCTCGAGCAGCATCAAGTGGTCATATTGGTTGGTGAAACAGGCAGTGGCAAAAGCACCCAAGTGCCGCAATATCTCTATGAATGGGGCTGGCATAGCAAGGGGACCATTGGCATCACCGAACCACGTCGCGTGGCCACCGTGACGCTGGCAAATCGTGTGGCTCAAGAACGTGGAGAACTTGTGGGTGACACTGTGGGCTACGCGGTGCGTTTCCAGGAGCGTATCTCACCAGAGACGCGCATTAAGTATCTCACCGAGGGCATATTGCTGCGTGAGTTGCTCGCTGATCCGCTGCTTACACAATACAGCGTCATCATTGTGGACGAGGCGCATGAACGCAACATGTTGACGGACATGTTGCTGGGGCTGCTCAAGAAGATCTTGCGCAAGCGCAGCCAGCTCAAACTGATCATCTCTTCAGCCACCATTGATGCTAGCTTCTTCAGTGAGTTCTTTAGCTGGCCGGGAGCCGGAGAAGTGAGTGTGAAGCTCTCCATTGAGGGACGCATGCATGCTGTGCAACATTTCTATCTGAATGAACCCTGTGCCGACTATGTGCGCGAAACGGTGGCCACCATCTGGAAGCTGCATCACAAGGAGCCACCTGGCGACATCTTGGCCTTTCTCACCGGCCAGGAGGAGGTGCTGGAGGCCTTGGACTTGATCAAAGAGTACATAGCTAGTGAGGAATGCACGACGCTCAAAGCGCTGCCCATGTACGGCAGCATGAGCAGTCAGGATCAGCTCGCTGTGTTCTTTACACCAGCCAAGGGTGTACGCAAAGTAGTGTTGGCCACCAACATAGCAGAGACCTCGATTACCATACCAGGCATTGTCTACGTTATTGATTGTGGCTACGCCAAAGTCAAATGGTTTAATCCCGCCACCTGTAGCGACAGCTTAATGATTGTGCCCGTGAGCAAAGCTTCGGCTATACAGCGAGCTGGACGCGCTGGTCGTGTGCGTCCTGGTAAAGTTTATAGATTGTATACCAAGCAGGATTACGAAGGATTGGCTCCCAGGCAGCCGCCAGAGCTGCGTCGCAGCGAGCTAAGTGGCGCTGTGTTGCAGTTGAAAGCACTGGGCATTGGAAACATTCTACGCTTTGATTTTCCCTCACCGCCACCTGCAAAGAATCTACTCTCCGCTCTCGAGACACTTTACGCCTTGGATGCCCTTGATGAGCAGGGACAGCTGACGAAACCGGTGGGATTTCTGCTTGCTGAGCTACCCTTTACTGCCATGCTCTCCAAGATGTTGCATGTGTCGGGCAAACTTGGTTGCGCTGAGGAAATTATCACTATCATTGCCATGTTGCAGGTGCAATCGATTTTCTCGCGTCCCGTTTCTGCCGCTGCTCAGCAAAGTGGACGCATTGCTCATCGTCATTTCGAGGTAGCCGAGGGAGACTTGATAACATTGCTCAACATATATACCGCCTTCGTGGAGGAGGGCATGACGAAGGAGTTTTGTGGACAATACTATTTGATCTATCGGAATCTGAAGCGTGCCTGCGAATTGCGAGAGCAGCTCATCAATCTGGCCCGCAAGAAGTACGGTATACCCATCTTCTCCTGCAAGGGCGACGTGGAGTTGCTATGCAAATGCATCACAGCAGGATTCTTCACCCAGGTTGCGTATCTTCATCACTCGGGAGTTTATAGACAAATTAGCAGCGGCACAGAGTTGGCAATACATCCAAATTCCACGCTCTACACTTTGCCACAGGCGCAGTATGTTGTCTATGGTGAATTGCTGCAGACGACGAAGCTGTTCATGAATCATGTGACGGTCATCAAGAAGGAGTGGCTAACGGAGCTGGCACCACATTATTATCACCAGACCACAGTGCGAGATTAG
- the LOC132795284 gene encoding short-chain dehydrogenase/reductase family 16C member 6 encodes MTTTSTSTTCDLLHMDKPLRAFYQFFLDLIVFTLKSIYFILESLYYTILPDRFRKLKNISGQVVLITGGGGGVGRLIALNFAKLEARIVIWDINQEAIKTTVDLLAKHGYHNCKGYVVDISDREQVYQRAAQVTEEVGHVDILINNAGIVCCKPFWELHDRVIQNTYNINIISHYWTVKAFLPYMMRHNRGHIVTVSSITGMLGTYGCSDYAATKYATIGFHESLLTDLKTHGYDQINMSLICPYYINTGMFSGVKPRMQPMLEPQYVADRIEGAVRRNEVWCVLPNSIRLLTPLKCLLPAKMCWELMSRVVRGPESMMMFQGRGRVAHG; translated from the exons atgacgacaacatcgacatcgacaacatGTGACTTGCTGCATATGGATAAACCATTGCGTGCTTTCTATCAATTTTTCTTGGATTTAATTGTCTTCACGctgaaatcaatttatttcatattggaaTCGCTCTATTATACAATATTACCCGACCGCTTTCGAAAGCTAAAG AACATATCGGGACAAGTGGTGCTCATAACTGGCGGAGGCGGGGGCGTGGGACGTTTGATAGCGCTCAACTTTGCCAAGCTGGAGGCACGCATTGTCATCTGGGACATCAATCAAGAAG CCATCAAGACAACCGTGGATCTGCTGGCCAAGCATGGCTATCACAATTGCAAAGGTTATGTGGTGGACATCTCCGATCGCGAACAGGTTTATCAACGTGCTGCACAGGTCACCGAAGAAGTGGGTCATGTCGATATCTTGATCAATAATGCGGGCATTGTGTGCTGCAAACCGTTCTGGGAACTTCACGATCGTGTTATTCAAAACACctacaacatcaacatcatctcGCACTATTGGACCGTTAAGGCTTTTTTGCCCTACATGATGCGTCACAATCGCGGTCACATTGTCACTGTCAGCTCCATCACTGGCATGTTGGGCACTTATGGCTGCAGCGATTATGCAGCCACCAAGTATGCCACGATTGGCTTCCACGAGAGCTTGTTGACCGACCTCAAGACGCATGGTTATGATCAAATCAACATGAGCTTAATTTGTCCTTATTACATTAATACGGGCATGTTCTCCGGTGTCAAGCCTCGCATGCAACCCATGCTGGAGCCGCAATACGTTGCCGATCGCATCGAAGGCGCCGTGCGACGCAACGAAGTCTGGTGCGTGCTTCCCAACTCCATTCGCCTCCTCACGCCGCTAAAGTG TTTGTTACCTGCCAAGATGTGCTGGGAGCTGATGTCGCGTGTGGTACGCGGTCCCGAGTCCATGATGATGTTCCAGGGACGTGGCCGTGTGGCACATGGCTAA